The Streptomyces achromogenes DNA segment CTGATCAAGCGCGAGTTCGGCGTCGACATCACCGACGACATGGAGCACCTGAACACGCCTCAGGCGATCACGGACTTCGTGAACGGCAAGTCCCTCGCGTGAGGGGCTTCGACGACACGGGACGGGAAGGAACCGGATGAGCGACAGGCGGGTAGCGTTCGTCACCGGGGCCAGCAGCGGCATCGGCCTCGCGGTGACCCGGACCCTCGCGGAGCAGGGCATGGCGGTGTACGGGTGCGCCCGGGACGCCGACAAGCTGGCCGAGACGCTGGAGAAGCTCACCGCGGAGGGACTGGAGGTCGCCGGCGGGCCCTGCGACGTGACGTCCACCGAGGGTGTGCGTGCCGCCGTGGCGGCGGCCGTGGAGCGCTTCGGGCGTATCGACATCCTGGTCAACAACGCCGGCCGGGGCGGCGGCGGGGAGATCGCGCATCTCGACGAGCCGACCTGGCTCGACGTGATCGACACCAACCTCAACGGTGTCTTCCGGGTGACCAAGGAGGTGCTGGCGTCCGGCCGGATGGGCGAGAACGGCTACGGGCGGATCGTCAGCATCGCCTCCACCGGGGGCAAGCAGGGGGTCGTGTACGCGTCGCCCTACTCGGCCTCCAAGCACGGGGTGGTCGGCTTCACCAAGGCCGTCGGTCTCGAACTGGCGAAGTCGGGCATCACCGTCAACGCGGTGTGTCCCGGGTACGTCGAGACGCCGATGGCCGAGCGGGTCAGGTCCGGGTACGCGGACTTCTGGGGCGTCTCGGAGCAGGACGTCCTGGAGAAGTTCAACGCCAAGATTCCGCTGGGCCGTTACTCCACCCCGGAGGAGGTCGCGGGCCTGGTCTCCTACCTGGTGACCGACACCGCGGCGTCCATCACGGCGCAGGCGATCAACGTCTGCGGCGGGCTGGGCAACTACTGAGCGCGCGACGGCTCCGGCCGTCGCGCGCCCGGCGCCCGAACCGCGTACGACGACCGAACGACGTACGACCACCGGCACGGCCTGCCACCGCACCACGTACCACCGCACCACGTACGACAACTGAACGACACGGCAGAGGGAGGGAGTGCCAGGCACCCCCTCCCTCAAGTCGTGTTCACCACGTGACCGGCAGCGACCACACACCGTAGACGACGGAGCCCTCCTTGGTGCGGATGTCCTCGTAGGGCACCGCGAGCTGGAGGTCCGGGAACCGCTCGAAGATCTTCGTGAGGGCGATCTCCAGCTCGAGCCGGGCCAGGTCCGCGCCGATGCAGTAGTGCGCGCCGTGCCCGAAACCGAGGTGGCGCCGGGTGCCGCGGGACAGGATCAGCTCGTCGGGCCGCTCGAAGACGGTGGCGTCCCGGTTGGCCGGCAGGGCCAGGCACAGGATGCCGTCGCCCTTCTTGATGGTCACGCCGTCGAGCTCGATGTCGTCCAGCGCGACCCGGGGCACGGCCAGGTCGCCGATGGTGATGTAGCGGACGAGTTCCTCGACGGCCGGGCCGATCAGCGTCGGGTCGGCCTTGAGCTGCTCCAGCTGCTCCGGGTTGCGCAGCAGGGCCATGGTGCACAGGGAGATCATGTTGGCGGTCGTCTCGTGCCCGCCGTTCATCAGCAGCCGGCACAGGTTGACCAGGTCGCGCGTGGTGTACTCCTCGCCGGAGTCGCGGTAGGCGATGATCGCCCGGCTGAGCAGGTCGTCGCCGGGCTCGCGCTCCTTGAGGCCGACCAGCTTCTCCAGGTACCTGCCCACCTCCACCATCGCGGCCTGCCGCTGGTCGGGGGTGCTGTGGCCGCCGAGCAGGTTGGTGCCGTGCTCGGCGAAGAACGCGTGGTCCTCGTACGGCACCCCGAGCAGTTCGCAGATCATCGACATCGGGACCGGCAGCGAGACGATCTCGTGCAGGTCGGCCGGCGAGCCCGCCGCCTCCAGGGCGTCGAGGCGCAGGTCCACGTTCTCCTCGATCTTCGCACGCAGCTGCTGGACCCGGCGGTTGGTGAAGGTGACGGCGGCCTTGCGGCGGGTGGTGGTGTGCTCGGGGGCGTCGTAGCCGATGAAGGAGGTCTCGGTGCGGAACTCCGGCGGGGCCTCGAAGTAGAAGGGGAAGTTGTCGTGCTTGCGCGAGGAGCTGATGCGCGGATCGGTCAACAGCTGGCGTATCAGGTGGTAGTCGGTGACCGTCCAGACCTCGAGGCCGGTGATGAGGCTGACTTTCGTCACCGACCCCTTCTCCATCATGGGCCCGTACTCCTCGGGCAGGGAGAAGGGGCACTTGCGTTTGTAGGGAAACGTCGACTGTTCGGTCGATTCGGTCGTGGATTCGGCGGCGTTCAGCGACATTACTACTCCTTGTCTCCGGCGAATGCGGAAGGTCGGCCCGGAATCGCGTTCCGAGGCGAATGCGAAAGGAAAGAAGAGCGCTGCCGGGTGTAGTGCGCCAGGCAGTCCTCGTAGCGGGGCAGAATGCCGAGTTCGGCGGCCCGGGACAGGCTCGGCGCCTGAAGGTCCTTCGGCGCCACCACCACCGGTTCCTCCGTCCGGGGCCAGGGCAGGGCCAGATCCGGGTCGAACGGGTCGATCTCGAACGGGGTGCCCGGGATGTACGGGGTGTCGAACACGTAGCTCACGCAGGAGTCGTCGGTCAGTGAGACGAAACCGTGCGCCATTCCGTCGGGCAGGAACACCGCCGTGCCCTTCCCGGGCTCCAGCAGACTGACGTCGTGGCCGCCGAACGTCGGCGAGCCGACGCGCACGTCCAGCACGACGTCCAGCACGGCGCCCCGCACGCAGGTGACGTACTTGGCCTGGCCCGGCGGCAGACTCACCCCGTGCATGCCGCGCAGCACGTTGCGGTGGTTGACGGAGAAGTTGGTCTGCACCGGCCGGAACACCTGGCCGGTGACGCGGGTGAACTCCTCGTCCCGGAAGGACTCGAAGAACGCACCCCGCTCGTCGCTGTGGATTCGCGGCCTGATGCGGTAGGCGTCCCGCACGGCCATCTCCTCGATCTCCATGGCCCGCGAAGCTAGGGGACGCGGCTCGAGCACCGCTGGTGGCGCTGGTGCGGCGGCTCAAGTGCGGCTCGAGTGGCGGGGAGTTGAGTGGCCAGCATGAGGATTCTCGTGAGCACCGGCCCGAGCTACGGGCTCTACTGTCCGGTCGTCCCGCTGGCCTGGGCGCTGCGCGCGGCGGGTCACGACGTGCTGGTCGCCGCACCGGAGAGCCTTGCCCCCGTGGCCAACGGCTCGGGGATGCCCTTCATCCCGACCTACGGGCCGATGCACATGCGCGAGGTCATGGCCCACGACCGGCAGGGCAACCCCATCGCGTTCGCGCGGGAGGAGCCCCAGATGCTGGAGCAGGCCGGCCGCGGCTTCGGCCGGCTCGCCGCCCGCACCCTGCCCGGCCTCCTCGACGTCGCCGAGAGGTGGAAGCCCGACGTCATCGTCGCCGAGCCGCACACCTACGCGGCCGGCGTCGTGGCGCGGCTGAAGGGCATCCCCTGGGTCGAACACGGCGTCGGCCTCGGCTACTTCCGCGAGATGGACAAGTCGGGGGCCGACGAGCTGACGCCGGAGCTGACCGAGCTGGGCCTGGGCGCCCTGCCCGAGCCGGACCTGGCGCTGGAACCCTGCCCGGCCTCGCTGCTGCCCGCCGGCGGCGCCCACGGCGTCCCGATGCGCTACGTCCAGTACGACCCGCCGGCCACCGTGCCGTCCTGGGTGTTCGAGGCGCGCGAGCGCCCCCGCCTGCTGCTCACCCTGGGCACGGTGGCACCGGCGGCCGGCGGTGCCCGGGTGCTCAAGGACCTGGTCAACTCGCTGCCCGCGCTGGGCGTGGAGCTGCTCGTCGCGGTCGCCGACGACATCGTCCCCGAGCTGGGGCCGCTGCCCGACGCGGTGCTGGCGGCCGGCTTCCTGCCGCTCGCCTCGGTGCTGCCCTCCTGCGACCTGGTGGTCCACCACTGCGGCGGCGGCTCCACCATGGCGGCGATCCTCGCGGGACTGCCGCAGCTGCTGGTCCCGCAGCCGATCGTCGCCGAGCAGTACGACAGCGCGCGCCGCGTCACCGCGTACGGCTCCGCCCGCCAGCTGGTGGGACAGCCCATCGACCCGGAAGCCGTCGTGGAGAACTGCCGCGCCCTGCTCGAGGACGAGTCGTACGGCGTCAAGGCCCGGGCACTGCGCGCGGAGGTGGCCGCGATGCCGTCCCCCGCGTCCGTCGTGCCCGTCATCGAAGAACTCGCCGGCGCCAGGCCGGGACGGTAGGGAAGGAAACCCCGTTGAGCGACACCAACAGCCGCGCGCACCTGCTGCCGGAGACGCTCGAGGTGCGCGGCGCACGCGAGCACAACCTGCGCGGCGTCGACGTGGACCTGCCGCACCGCAACCTCACGGTGTTCACCGGCGTCTCCGGCTCGGGCAAGTCGTCCCTGGCCTTCGCCACGATCTACGCCGAGGGCCAGCGGCGGCAGCTGCAGAGCATGTCGACCTTCGCCCGCCAGTTCATGCACCAGATGGACAAGCCGGACGTCGACCACATCGGCGGCCTGTGCTCGGCCGTCGCGGTCGACCAGCGTTCCTCGGCCTCCCGCAGCCCGCGCTCCACGGTGGGCACGGTCACCGAGGTGTACGACCTGCTGCGGGTGGTGTTCGCGCGGATCGGACACCCGCACTGCACCGAGTGCGGGACCGAACTGGCCGACGACGCCTGCCCGCGGGGCCACGACAGCGCGCTGCCCGAGATGACCAACGGGGCGTTCTCCTTCAACCTGCCCTTCGGCCAGTGCACCGCCTGCCAGGGCGTCGGCACCCGGCTCGAGGTGGACCCCACGACCCTGGTCGCCGATCCGGGCCGCTCCCTGCTGGAGGGCGCGATCACGCCCTGGCGGCCCACGTTCACCGAGCCGGAGCGGATGAAGGCCCGCGCGGTGGCACAGCTGCTGGGCGAGGACGAGAACACGCCCTGGGAGGAGCTCTCCGAGGGGCTGCGGCACACGCTGCTGCACGGCACCGACATCAAGGTCCGGGCCCGCAAGTTCGACAAGCCCGGCGACCCGGTCAAGGACGTGGTGTTCACCGGGGTGGTGCCCTGGCTCTACGAGCGGTACCGCAAGTCCGGCGGGGAGAACTTCGGGCAGCTGGAGAACTACATGCGGCCGGCGCCCTGCGCCGAGTGCGGGGGCGGCCGGCTCAACCCGGCGCAGCTCGCGGTCCGGGTCGCCGGGCGCGGCATCGCGGAGGTGACGGCGCTGCCGGTCTCCGTGTCGCTGCGCTTCTTCCAGGAGCTGGACGTGGCGGAGCGCGAGCGCGCCGCCGTGGGCCAGGCCCTGGAGGAGATCGTGCAGCGGCTCGGCCATCTGGCGCGGATGGGGCTGGAATACCTCAGTCTGGACCGTCCGGCGCGCACCCTGTCCGGCGGTGAGTCGCAGCGCATCCGGCTGGCCGGGCTGCTCGGCACCGACATGTTCGGCCTGCTCTACGTCCTGGACGAGCCGACCACGGGTCTGCATCCCCGGGACATCGAGAAGCTGGTGGCGACCCTGAAGGACCTGCGCGACCAGGGCAACACGGTGCTCATCGTGGAGCACGACCACCAGATGATCAAAGCCGCGGACTGGGTGGTGGAACTCGGTCCGGCGGCCGGCGAGCACGGCGGCGAGCTGCTGTTCAGCGGCCCGGCCGAGCAGCTGCTCGGCGACGTGAACTCGCCGACCGGCGGCTACACCAGCGGCACGCGCGGCATCGCGGTGCCCGCGAGCCGGCGGCCCGGGGCGCCGGACCGCAGGATCGCCGTGTACGGAGCGAAGGAGAACAACCTCGCCGGGTTCGACGTCGCCTTCCCGCTCGGCACGTTCATCGCGGTGACCGGGGTGTCGGGGGCCGGCAAGTCCACGCTGGTGGACGACATCCTCTACCCGGCGGTGGAGAGCGCGCTGGGCGGCGACGCGCCGGCGCCGGGCGCCCACACCAGGATCGAGGGGCTGCACCACGTCGACCGGGTGATCAGGGTGGACCAGGCGCCGATCGGGCGTTCGGGCCGGTCGACGCCGGCGACGTACACCGGGGTCTTCGACAGCGTCCGCAAGGTGTTCTGCCAGACCGCGGAGGCGAAGAAGCGCCGCTACAAGCCAGGCCGGTTCTCCTTCAACTCGGCGGGCGGGCGCTGCGAGACCTGCACCGGCGACGGCTCCATCAAGATCGAGATGCAGCTGCTGCCCGATGTCTTCCTGCACTGCGAGACCTGTGACGGCACCCGCTACAACGCGGAGACGCTGGAGATCCGCTACCGCGGCAAGAACATCGCCGAGGTGCTGGCGATGCCCGTCGAGGAGGCGCTGGAGTTCTTCGCGGGGGAGCCCGCCATCGAGGCCCCGCTGCGCGTGCTCGACGAGGTCGGGCTCGGCTATCTGCGGCTGGGGCAGTCGGCGACGACGCTCTCCGGCGGCGAGGCGCAGCGCGTCAAGCTCGCCAACGAGCTGCAGCGCAGGGCGGGCGCGCACACCCTCTACCTGCTCGACGAGCCGACCACCGGCCTGCACTCCAGCGACATCGAGCGGCTGCTGTCGGTGCTGCACAGCCTGGTGGACAAGGGACACACCGTGCTCGCCGTCTCGCACAACCTCGACCTGATCAAGACGGCGGACTGGGTGGTGGACATCGGTCCGGAGGGCGGCGACGGAGGAGGGGCGCTGGTCGCCGCGGGGACCCCCGAGCAGGTGGCCGGGCAGTCGGACGGCCACACCGGGCGCTTCCTGCGCGACGTGCTGGGGACGAGCGGGCGGCCGTGATGAACGGGTCGCCCGCCGCGGGCCCGGAGCCGGTCCGGATCGGTGTGCTGGGGTGCGCGGACATCGCCCGCCGCCGGGTACTGCCCGCCTTCGCGGCGGACCCCGGCAGCCGGGTGGTGGCCGTGGCCAGCCGGGACGGCGGCCGGGCCCGCGAGGTGGCCGACCGGTACGACTGCGCCGCCGTGACGGGGTACGACCGTCTGCTCGCCGACCCGGCGGTGGAGGCCGTCTATGTGCCGCTGCCCGTCGCCCTGCACGCCGACTGGATCGAACGGGCGTTACGGGCGGGCAAGCACGTGCTCGGCGAGAAGCCGCTCACCGGTGACGTCGACTCCACCCGCCGGCTGTTCGAGCTGGCAGCCGCGCGCGGTCTGGTGCTCGCCGAGAACTTCATGTTCCCCCGTCACCCGCTGCACCGGCGGGTGCGGGAGCTGCTCGCCGACGGCGCCATCGGCGAACTGCGCAGCTTCACGGGGGAGTTCGCCAT contains these protein-coding regions:
- a CDS encoding SDR family NAD(P)-dependent oxidoreductase; amino-acid sequence: MSDRRVAFVTGASSGIGLAVTRTLAEQGMAVYGCARDADKLAETLEKLTAEGLEVAGGPCDVTSTEGVRAAVAAAVERFGRIDILVNNAGRGGGGEIAHLDEPTWLDVIDTNLNGVFRVTKEVLASGRMGENGYGRIVSIASTGGKQGVVYASPYSASKHGVVGFTKAVGLELAKSGITVNAVCPGYVETPMAERVRSGYADFWGVSEQDVLEKFNAKIPLGRYSTPEEVAGLVSYLVTDTAASITAQAINVCGGLGNY
- a CDS encoding cytochrome P450, with the translated sequence MSLNAAESTTESTEQSTFPYKRKCPFSLPEEYGPMMEKGSVTKVSLITGLEVWTVTDYHLIRQLLTDPRISSSRKHDNFPFYFEAPPEFRTETSFIGYDAPEHTTTRRKAAVTFTNRRVQQLRAKIEENVDLRLDALEAAGSPADLHEIVSLPVPMSMICELLGVPYEDHAFFAEHGTNLLGGHSTPDQRQAAMVEVGRYLEKLVGLKEREPGDDLLSRAIIAYRDSGEEYTTRDLVNLCRLLMNGGHETTANMISLCTMALLRNPEQLEQLKADPTLIGPAVEELVRYITIGDLAVPRVALDDIELDGVTIKKGDGILCLALPANRDATVFERPDELILSRGTRRHLGFGHGAHYCIGADLARLELEIALTKIFERFPDLQLAVPYEDIRTKEGSVVYGVWSLPVTW
- a CDS encoding dTDP-4-dehydrorhamnose 3,5-epimerase family protein; the encoded protein is MEIEEMAVRDAYRIRPRIHSDERGAFFESFRDEEFTRVTGQVFRPVQTNFSVNHRNVLRGMHGVSLPPGQAKYVTCVRGAVLDVVLDVRVGSPTFGGHDVSLLEPGKGTAVFLPDGMAHGFVSLTDDSCVSYVFDTPYIPGTPFEIDPFDPDLALPWPRTEEPVVVAPKDLQAPSLSRAAELGILPRYEDCLAHYTRQRSSFLSHSPRNAIPGRPSAFAGDKE
- a CDS encoding nucleotide disphospho-sugar-binding domain-containing protein, whose translation is MRILVSTGPSYGLYCPVVPLAWALRAAGHDVLVAAPESLAPVANGSGMPFIPTYGPMHMREVMAHDRQGNPIAFAREEPQMLEQAGRGFGRLAARTLPGLLDVAERWKPDVIVAEPHTYAAGVVARLKGIPWVEHGVGLGYFREMDKSGADELTPELTELGLGALPEPDLALEPCPASLLPAGGAHGVPMRYVQYDPPATVPSWVFEARERPRLLLTLGTVAPAAGGARVLKDLVNSLPALGVELLVAVADDIVPELGPLPDAVLAAGFLPLASVLPSCDLVVHHCGGGSTMAAILAGLPQLLVPQPIVAEQYDSARRVTAYGSARQLVGQPIDPEAVVENCRALLEDESYGVKARALRAEVAAMPSPASVVPVIEELAGARPGR
- the uvrA gene encoding excinuclease ABC subunit UvrA; translated protein: MPETLEVRGAREHNLRGVDVDLPHRNLTVFTGVSGSGKSSLAFATIYAEGQRRQLQSMSTFARQFMHQMDKPDVDHIGGLCSAVAVDQRSSASRSPRSTVGTVTEVYDLLRVVFARIGHPHCTECGTELADDACPRGHDSALPEMTNGAFSFNLPFGQCTACQGVGTRLEVDPTTLVADPGRSLLEGAITPWRPTFTEPERMKARAVAQLLGEDENTPWEELSEGLRHTLLHGTDIKVRARKFDKPGDPVKDVVFTGVVPWLYERYRKSGGENFGQLENYMRPAPCAECGGGRLNPAQLAVRVAGRGIAEVTALPVSVSLRFFQELDVAERERAAVGQALEEIVQRLGHLARMGLEYLSLDRPARTLSGGESQRIRLAGLLGTDMFGLLYVLDEPTTGLHPRDIEKLVATLKDLRDQGNTVLIVEHDHQMIKAADWVVELGPAAGEHGGELLFSGPAEQLLGDVNSPTGGYTSGTRGIAVPASRRPGAPDRRIAVYGAKENNLAGFDVAFPLGTFIAVTGVSGAGKSTLVDDILYPAVESALGGDAPAPGAHTRIEGLHHVDRVIRVDQAPIGRSGRSTPATYTGVFDSVRKVFCQTAEAKKRRYKPGRFSFNSAGGRCETCTGDGSIKIEMQLLPDVFLHCETCDGTRYNAETLEIRYRGKNIAEVLAMPVEEALEFFAGEPAIEAPLRVLDEVGLGYLRLGQSATTLSGGEAQRVKLANELQRRAGAHTLYLLDEPTTGLHSSDIERLLSVLHSLVDKGHTVLAVSHNLDLIKTADWVVDIGPEGGDGGGALVAAGTPEQVAGQSDGHTGRFLRDVLGTSGRP